One region of Oryza glaberrima chromosome 7, OglaRS2, whole genome shotgun sequence genomic DNA includes:
- the LOC127779969 gene encoding putative zinc finger CCCH domain-containing protein 48, with protein sequence MADSEDGDHAATTTTEQRYDDDGHLVPSSGGQEEEGSGGHDVVVPGGHVAEDYRSGVGVPVGRDAGGATSSPPQPVHVTPSILVGSIHAPVFQGELVGMKFGVGSGSMGAGTSATRRLPATGFGALPTSSMAEDSADHADDDHLAEEEEEEEEHYIDDGPLVPSSGGQEEEGSGGRHVFVPGGHDGEEDHPDDLVADLDLDLLVDGVVGPVPGGQLNADAPAFVPTTRGRQDLYSALSSSAPAAGYRYRHYITSSALAEAGHVSPFLGLPYATAFDSPLDRELVGPSSAPPPCSAASRAWLVRCSSPLSDSEWTRRSILAREAAHTPASTVTGRGRFEFVPIPGAPYAPPPSFAPIAAGAGPAARPLQQLAFGLEEHKTKLCAEYYSRGLGCPRGNTCKYAHGEDDLRLVVAVSSLADAGEDSSSSDSSSPALGGGDKYKTKLCKTFTSGGLCLFAANCRFAHGEVELGKKEPCWYFFTGQTCPRGDTCGFRHSY encoded by the exons ATGGCGGACTCGGAGGATGGAGATCacgctgcgacgacgacgacggagcagcgctacgacgacgacgggcaCCTCGTCCCCAGCAGCGGcggccaggaggaggagggatccgGCGGCCacgacgtcgtcgtccccggcggCCACGTCGCTGAGGATTACCGCTCTGGCGTTGGCGTCCCCGTCGGCCGAGACGCAGGcggcgccacctcctccccgccgcaGCCAGTCCACGTCACCCCGAGCATCCTCGTCGGCAGCATCCACGCGCCGGTCTTCCAGGGCGAGCTCGTCGGCATGAAGTTCGGGGTCGGGTCAGGCTCCATGGGTGCCGGCACCAGCGCGACCAGGCGCCTCCCCGCGACCGGTTTTGGTGCTCTGCCGACCAGCAGCATGGCGGAGGATAGTGCCGaccacgccgacgacgaccacctcgccgaggaggaggaggaggaggaggagcactaCATCGACGACGGGCCCCTCGTCCCCAGCAGCGGcggccaggaggaggagggatccgGCGGCCGCCACGTCTTCGTCCCCGGCGGCCACGATGGTGAGGAGGACCACCCCGACGACCTCGTCGCCGACCTCGACCTCGACCTACTCGTCGACGGCGTAGTCGGCCCTGTCCCCGGTGGCCAACTCAATGCAGATGCCCCCGCCTTCGTCCCCACCACCCGTGGGCGCCAGGACCTCTACTCCGCCCTCTCCTcatccgcccccgccgccggttACCGGTACCGCCACTACATCACCTCGTCCGCGCTCGCAGAAGCCGGCCACGTGTCCCCATTTCTCGGTCTCCCGTACGCCACGGCCTTCGATTCTCCGCTCGACCGCGAGTTGGTCGGCCCGtcgtcagcgccgccgccgtgctccgccgCTAGCCGTGCCTGGTTAGTGCGCTGTTCCTCACCGCTCTCCGACTCCGAGTGGACTCGGCGTTCGATCCTGGCGCGAGAGGCTGCACACACACCGGCCTCCACCGTCACTGGGCGTGGGCGATTCGAGTTCGTGCCCATTCCCGGCGCACCCTATGCTCCGCCGCCGTCATTCgcccccatcgccgccggagCTGGACCAGCAGCGCGACCGCTACAGCAGCTGGCATTCGGACTGGAGGAACACAAGACGAAGCTGTGCGCGGAATATTATTCCCGTGGGCTTGGTTGTCCTCGTGGCAACACATGCAAGTACGCCCATGGAGAAGATGACCTGCGTTTGGTGGTGGCTGTGAGCTCTCTAGCCGACGCCGGTGAGGACTCCTCGTCCTCG GATTCGTCGTCCCCCGCTTTGGGAGGGGGAGACAAGTACAAGACGAAGCTATGCAAGACGTTCACGAGTGGTGGATTATGCCTGTTTGCAGCCAACTGCAGGTTCGCGCACGGGGAGGTGGAGCTTGGGAAGAAGGAGCCGTGCTGGTATTTCTTCACCGGTCAGACCTGTCCCCGCGGTGACACCTGTGGTTTCCGGCATTCCTACTAG
- the LOC127779970 gene encoding protein G1, translated as MSSSSAAALGSDDGCSPAELRPSRYESQKRRDWQTFTQYLAAHRPPLELRRCSGAHVLEFLRYLDRFGKTRVHEPPCPSYGGRSPSAAGPVAAAAAACQCPLRQAWGSLDALVGRLRAAYDERHGRAGEPDAVAGAGAVATDSTSSSSSAAANPFAARAVRLYLRDVRDAQAMARGISYHKKKKRRGGNRNGARGGGGGGARAGVNDGDATAPPVAVTPGLPLPPLPPCLNGVPFEYCDFGSVLGGAHGGHGGHGGGGGGFYGAGVYLPFLYNTFS; from the coding sequence atgtcgtcgtcgtccgctgCCGCGCTGGGCTCCGACGACGGCTGCTCGCCGGCGGAGCTGCGGCCGAGCCGGTACGAGTCGCAGAAGCGCCGGGACTGGCAGACCTTCACGCAGTACCTCGCCGCGCACCGCCCGCCGCTCGAGCTCCGCCGCTGCAGCGGCGCCCACGTCCTCGAGTTCCTCCGCTACCTCGACCGCTTCGGCAAGACGCGCGTCCACGAGCCGCCGTGCCCGTCGTACGGCGGCcgctcgccgtccgccgccggcccggtcgccgccgccgccgccgcatgccagTGCCCGCTGCGCCAGGCGTGGGGCAGCCTCGACGCGCtcgtcggccgcctccgcgccgcctacGACGAGCGCCACGGCCGCGCCGGGGAGCCCGACGCCGTcgcgggcgccggcgcggtcgCCACCGACagtacctcctcctcctcctccgccgccgccaaccccttcgccgcgcgcgccgtgaGGCTGTACCTGCGCGACGTCCGCGACGCGCAGGCCATGGCGCGTGGCATCTCCTAccacaagaagaagaagcgcaGGGGCGGCAACAGGaacggcgcccgcggcggcggcggcggcggcgcgcgcgcgggcgtgaacgacggcgacgcgacggcgccgccggtggcggtgaCCCCGGGgctgcctctgccgccgctgccaccgtgcCTCAACGGTGTGCCGTTCGAGTACTGCGACTTCGGGAGCGTCCTCGGGGGAGCacatggcggccatggcggccatggcggcggcggcggcggcttctacGGCGCCGGCGTCTACTTGCCATTTCTGTACAACACCTTCAgttag